DNA sequence from the Candidatus Atribacteria bacterium genome:
ATTCTCATTTATGGTAAAATTAAGATCTACGTTAGTAAGCAATAAAGGATGACTCATAGGAATAATCTGATAGGTTTTTTTTGCAGCCATAATGCCTGCCACTTGGGCTACTGCTAAAACATCTCCCTTAGCAAGTTTTCTATCTTTAATCATTTTTAAGGTCTCCGGCTGCATAACGACAGAACCTTCCGCAATAGCTATTCGCTGGGTATCTTCTTTGCCTCCAACATCCACCATGCGTACCCTCCCATTTTTATTGAAATGGCTTAGCTCTTTTTCTTTCATCAGTTATCCTCCAATTTTAGACATTTTGAAAAAATCTCTATTTGATAATTTTTTATTTAATTTATGGCCTTTAGGTTTTATATTTATTGCTTCTTCAATATTTTTTCTTATTATTTTAGATCTAATGATTTTATCATTAGTTTCCACATTTCTTAATGCCC
Encoded proteins:
- the moaC gene encoding cyclic pyranopterin monophosphate synthase MoaC; the encoded protein is MKEKELSHFNKNGRVRMVDVGGKEDTQRIAIAEGSVVMQPETLKMIKDRKLAKGDVLAVAQVAGIMAAKKTYQIIPMSHPLLLTNVDLNFTINENENKIIIQSKVKTIGKTGVELEALTAVAAAGLTIYDMCKAVDRGMIIQSIYLLEKSGGESGHFLRAPKKGDGINR